Proteins encoded by one window of Mus musculus strain C57BL/6J chromosome 10, GRCm38.p6 C57BL/6J:
- the Abracl gene encoding costars family protein ABRACL: MNVEHEVNLLVEEIHRLGSRNADGKLSVKFGVLFQDDRCANLFEALVGTLKAAKRRKIVTYAGELLLQGVHDDVDIVLLQD, encoded by the exons ATGAATGTGGAACATGAAGTTAACCTCCTGGTGGAGGAAATTCATCGCCTGGGTTCCAGAA ATGCTGATGGAAAATTAAGTGTGAAGTTTGGGGTCCTCTTCCAGGATGACAGATGTGCCAATCTCTTTGAAGCGTTGGTAGGAACTCTGAAAGCTGCAAAACGAAGGAAGATTGTTACATACGCAGGGGAACTACTTTTGCAAGGTGTTCATGATGATGTTGACATTGTATTGCTGCAAGATTAA